The nucleotide window GGACGCGCGCGGCATCGGCGCCCTCAAGGTCCGGGCCTGGCGGGCGGCGTACGGGGAGTTCATGAGCGGGGACGTCCTCGACGCGCTGGACCCCGGCCGGGAGGCGGAGAGCTGTTCCACCACGCGGTGCTCGATCTGCGGCGGCGCGGACACCGGCCGCTGTGCGTCTATGTCTACGCGCCCAACCGGCGTGCCCGGGACTTCTACCGGCGAGCCGGGTTCGAGCCCGACGGAGGCACCCGCCTGGACGAGGCGGACGGCGCCGGTGTCGCCGAGATCCGGCTGGTCGGACGCGGCCTACCGCCCGCCGACGGGCGACGGGCGGTAGGCGCTCCCGGTCAGGACAGGGCGGGGTAGTCCGTGTAGCCCTTCGCGCCGCCGGCGTAGAAGGTTGCCGGGTCCGGCTCGTTGAGCTCGGCGCCCCGCGTCCAGCGCAGCACCAGGTCCGGGTTGGCGATGAACGGGCGTCCCACCGTCACCGCGTCGGCAACGCCGTCGGCGACGAGCCGGTCGAGCTGGTCGCGATCCGACTCCACCCCGAAGCCGGTGTTGAGCACGAGCGTCGAGGGCCAGACCGCGCGCAGCTTCTCGATGATCGGGTCGCCCGGTGCGGCCAGCAGGTGCAGGTACGCGAGGCCCAGCTCGGCGAGCTGGGCGGTGAGCACCTCGTACACCGACACGTCGTCCTCGGCGATGTCGTTGAACGGGTTCAGCGGGGAGATCCTGATCCCGACGCGGTCTGCGCCGATCGCGGCGCTGACGGCGGCCGCGACCTCGACGACGAAGCGGGCCCGGTTGGCCGCCGAGCCGCCGTAGCCGTCGGTGCGCGCGTTCACGCCGTCGGCGAGGAACTGGTGCAGCAGGTAGCCGTTCGCGGCGTGCAGTTCCACACCGTCCAGTCCGGCGGCCACCGCCCGGCGGGCGGCGTCCGCGTACTCGGCGACCACGCCGGCCAGCTCGTCGGTGCGCAGCTCGCGCGGCTCGGAGAAGGGCTGGAGGCCGGTGACGGTGACCGCCTCGCCCGCGGCGCGGACGGCGGAGGGCGCGACCGGCACCTGCCCGCCGATGGTGCTGCTGTGCGAGATCCGTCCGGCGTGCATGAGCTGGACCACGATCCGGCCGCCGCCGGCGTGCACGGCCTCGGCGATCCGCCGCCAGCCCTCCTGCTGCTCGTCGGTGTGCAGACCCGGGGTGTTCGGATAGCCCTGTCCTACCGCCGACGGCTGGCTTCCTTCGGCGATGATGACGCCGGCGCCGGCGCGCTGGCCGTAGTACTCGGCCTGCAACGCGTTCGGGGTGCCGTCCGGGTTCGCGCGGTTGCGGGTCAGCGGCGCCATCCAGATCCGGTTGGGTGCCTGGAGCGCGCCGGCCGTCACCGGCCGCAGCAGCGCGCTGGCGGTGCTGAGTGGGGTAGTCGTCATGCCGGCGTCAGCAACCGGCACGGCCCCGATCTTCCGCACCATGATCCTAATCACCATCGACGGACACGCATCCGCGTCCGCCGCACCGGTCTCCGGCCCGGCCGGGCCGCCGCCGGCCGGGCTCGTTCAACCGCTCAGGCGTACGTGTACCAGCGCTTGTGGTCCAGCACGTCCGCCGGGCGCACGGTGTTCCACGGCGTCATCGTGTCGTTGAGGTCGACCACGTTCGTCGTGCCGGCGGTGGGCAGGTAGCCCGAGGCCGGATGCGCCCGCTGCCAGTCCGACCACAGCTTGTCGATGTGGCAGTGGTGCAGCCAGAACACCGGGTCGTTGGGTGAGGTGCCGGCGAGCATGTCGCCGCCGACCCAGACGTGGACCCGGTTGTGCAGGTTCGGCCCGCGCCAGCCCTCGACCTGGTTGCGGAAGCCGGTGGCCGAGGAGCTGTTCCACGGCGCGGAGTCGTAGGTGCTGATGGCCAGCACGTCGCGGGTCTCGGCCGCGGTCGGCAGCGACCGGGTACCGGCGCCCAGTGCCCGCCGCAGATAGCCGCGGTCGTCGGTGCGCACGTTCAGCGTCCAGTTGCCGGCGCCGAACGCGAACGGCCCGGTGGTGACGCGGCCGTCGGAACTGCGGCCGTCGCCGCCCATGAAGTCGGCGGCCCAGATCGACGAGGTGGCGCTGCGGTCGACGGTCCAGTCCCAGTAGGGCAGGTCGACAGCGGGGTTGACGGCCTGTAGCGCGCGCTCGAAGTCGAGCAGGAACTGCCGGTGCCAGGGCAGGAACGACGGCGAGCGGTGGCCGACCCGGTTGCCGTTGTCACTGTCGCCGAGGATGAAGCTGTTATGGGTACGGACGAACTCGTCGTACCGGCCGCTGCGCTTGAGCTCGAGCACGGCGGCGACGAAGTCGCGCTTCTCCGTGGCGGTGAGGTCGCGCTGGTTCTTGCGTACGCCCATGGTGGATCGGGTCGCCTTTCCGAGAGAGGGGTTGCCGTAAGCGCGGGTCAGTGGTGCCGTACGGGCACCAGCCGGGCTCCGTCGAGCTCGTCGACCGCGGCCCGGGCCACCTCACGCAGCGTCCGGAAGGTCTGGTAGTGGTTCGCGACGCTGGTGTAGGTGCCGTCGGCGTTCACCATCACGTGCAGCGCGGTGCCGTCGATGACGACGTCGGGCATGGCCGCGCCGGCGCCGCCCTCGGCAAGTGCGCGGGCCCGCCCGGCGGGTACGCCGGCGCCCTGGATGCGGCGGCCCCGGTAGGTCTCGTCGAAGCGTTCGCCGGTGGTGACGGACGTGTCGACGGCGGCCTGCGAGCCGCTGACGGTCAATACCTGGACGCCGAGCGCGCCGGTGCCGACCGCCACCGCCCCGGCAGCCGTCAGCTTCAGCAGCTCACGGCGATTCATGGTGGTCACTGAACTTCCCCCTTGTTCGTGAGCCGAAGATTCCGTGGGTTTGGCCGCCATCTACCTAAGAATTTCTTGAATTAGACCGGCGTTTCCGAGGATTCTTCAGCTCGTCCCGAGGTCGCCGAAGCTAGCAATGTCGATCAACGGGCAGCAACCCGCCGCCGGCCCGGACGGCGTGCGCGAGCACTGCTCGCCGAGCCCGGTGGCGCGAAAACGCGCGGGTGGCGCGACGCTTTTGATAGGACGATGCGCATGTGTCGATGCGATCGGCCATCGAGCCGAGTGAGTCATCTCACCGGCTCAGGGGCTTCCCATCATCCATTGTGGATAACTTCGCAAGCCGCGGCGTCGGACAGAAAGGCCGTCTACGCCCCGCTGGTCACTGGGAGACTCCGGTCCGTTCCAGGGAAGGGAAACGGCCAATTGTTCCGCTCGGTACGCCGCTTCTGGCGCTCGACCGCACCCGTCGTCCGGCACACCTTCGCGCCGATGTGGGCCATGGGTCTCACGCTCACCGCGGCCGGATGGACCGGCGACGACCACGGGTTCTGGGCGGACAAGCCCTTCATGACGAACCTCGTGTCGTCGCTCACGGGTGCCATGTTCGGCATACCGGTGGCGCTCGTCGTCATCCAGCGCGTCGCCAGCCGGCAGGCGAATCACGCGGAGAGTCACGCGCTCGCGGCCCAGGTGACGAAGTCGGCCGCCGACCTGCACGCCATCGCGGTCGCCATGGCGTTGGGGAGCGATAACCAGGACCGCCTCCGCGAGATCGAAAAGAAGCTGCGGAAGGCGTCCGCCGGCCTGCTCACCGCGGAACGCTATAGCAGGCCCCCCGACGAGGCGACGCGGATGGCCGTCCTGGGGCTGGGCAACCAGTGCGAGCTGTTTCTGCCGAACCCGCCGGAGTACGGCGTGCTGCTGCGGCAGGCGGCACGAGAGATCGCGCGCCTGAACGTGCTGCGCACGCGCGCCCTTGAGATCGGCGCGCCGTGGGCGGAGGCGGAGGCCCTGGAGAACATCCGGCCGCCCGACACGGACGCGCGGCAGTTCGGCGAATGGCGGTCGGACGCCTTCCGCGTGCCGGCGGACAGGTTGCCGGCGGACGGCCCGGAGTGGGCCCCGACCATCGCCGCGCTCACCGTCGGCATCCACGAGGTCGGTGACATCAACCATTTCATCGGGACAACCCTCGGGGCTTGGTGCGCGGCGGAATCCTTCGCCGGACCCAGGTGACCGCGCGCATTTAGGCCGATACTGAGGGTGTGATACGTGAGAACTTCCGCGAGTACCTGGACCAGTTGCTGCGTGAGGGTTACAGCGTGCGGCATGACGCGCACCTGTCGGATCCGGATCTGATCGATCCGGGTGGTAGTCCGGTGGAGACCTGGCGGCAGGATTATCCGTACGGCGAGCGCCTCGATCGTGATGTGTATGAGGAGCAGAAGTATCAGTTGCAGATCGAGTTGTTGAAGTTCCAGTACTGGGCGCTGGACACGGCGACGAAGCATGTCATCGTGTGTGAGGGTCGTGACGCGGCTGGTAAGGGCGGGACGATCAAGCGGTTCATGGAGCATCTGAATCCGCGTGCTGCCCGGGTGGTGGCGTTGACGAAGCCGACGGAGACCGAGTTGGGTCAGTGGTATTTCCACCGGTATGTGTCGCAGTTGCCGACGGCGGGGGAGATCGTGTTGTTCGATCGGTCCTGGTACAACCGGGCCGGGGTCGAGCGGGTGATGGGGTTTTGCAGCGACGGTGAGTATGAGTTGTTTCTGCGGCAGGCGCCGGTGTTCGAGCGGATGTTGACCGAGAGTGGTTTCTCGTTGACGAAGTTGTGGTTCTCGGTGACGCATGCCGAGCAGCGGACCCGGTTCGCGATCCGGCAGATCGATCCGGTGCGGCGGTGGAAGTTGTCGCCGATGGACATCGAGTCTTTGGATCGCTGGGATGCGTACACGGTGGCGAAGGAGGCGATGATCGAGCATACGGACACCGATCATGCGCCGTGGACGTCGATCAAGAGCAATGACAAGAAGCGGGCGCGGATCAACGCGATGCGGTTCTTCCTGGACCAGTTCGACTACGAGGGCAAGGACACCGCGGTGGTGTTCCCCGCGGATCCTTTGCTCGTGCAGCGCGGCCGAGACTCGATCAAGGACTGATCAACCCCAGAGGCGTACGGTCAGCGGGTCCGCCGACGTCTGCCGGGGCCGGCTGAACGCGGCGATCCGCAGGCCGCTGCGGACCACGTCGGCGCTGAGTTCGAGCCGGGCGTGGCAGGTGGTCATCGCCGGGCTGGCCCGCACCAGCAGGTGCATCCACTTGCTGCCGTACACGTGCGTGCCCTTGACGGCCTGGAAGTCCCACGCCGGTTCCGACTCGCCCGCGCCGGACGCGCTGATGACCGGCTGGATCTCCTGGTACTCGAAGCCGAAGCCCACCGCGCCGATGCCCGCCTCCACCTCGAGGAACTTCAGCGTCGGCGCCAGGCTGACCGTCACGTTGCGCTTCACCTCCTGCGTGACGAACAGGGGGTGCAGGTCGAACGCGCTCGGAATCAGGCCGGCCTCGTCGCGCTGCAACGACACCGAGAACCGCGCCCAGTCGATCTCGGTGCTGTCGTGCGCCGGCCGGAACGAGCAGGCCAGCCGCACCAGGTAGAAGCTGGCCTCCGACAGCTTCGCGCGCATCGGCGTCGGCAGCGCGCCGGCGTCGAAGAAGTCGACGACGTTCCAGACCTCGGGGCGCCCGATGCTGACGACCGGCAGGTTCCGCGGCGCCGCGCCCACTCTCGCGGACTCGGTGCCGCGCAGCGTCTCCGCCGGCGGCACGGTGTCGTCCGGCTCCAGCTCGCCCTCCCAGAGCGGCCGCTGGATCGCGTCCGGTACCCGAAGCAACATGGTGCGACTCCTCATCTCGATGCGGTCACCGGCCACCCGATCGACCAGTCGCCGGAGAGCACGAACGCGTCCGACGAGTGCGCCCGGCCCGGCCCGGCGGGTCTCGCGGCGGACACCGCGCGGGCGAGGCACCGGTCCAGGCTCAGGCCGTCACGCCAGTCGCCGTAGAACGAGGCCATCAGCGCGGCGGTCGCCGGGTCGTCGACCCGCCACAGGCTCGCGACGAGGCAACGGACGCCGGCCTGGAGGAATGCCTGCGAGAGCCCGGCGAACTCGTACCCGCCGAGTGACTCGGCGACGCCGGTCTCGCAGCCGGAGAGGACGAGCAGGTCGAGCGTGACGGACTCGGCCAGGATCTCCCGCGCGGTCAGGACCCCGTCCGCGAGGACGATCCCCGAGTCCAGCGGCGAGCCGGGAAGGAAGAGCGCGTGTGCCGCGACGTGCGCGACCGGCGAGCGGCGCAGAAGGTCCAGCACACGTGCCTTCGTCGCGGCGGGCCCGAGCAGCGGGTCGACGCCAAGCATCGCCGCGATCTCGACGGCCTCGGCGTTGGCGTGCGCCAGGTTCCCGGTGGGGTCGCCGACCACGGCGGCCGGTCCCCGCGCGGCCGGGCGGCGATCGAGCAGGAACGGCAGCAGGCCCAGCGATTCCATGGTGACCAGCGGCAGCGCGCCGCCGTCCGCGGCACGCCAGCCGGCCCGCGCCGCCATCAGCGACCACGGAAGCCGCAGCCCGGCGTCGTACGGCGCGAGGACCACCCGCTCGACGCCGCCGAGATGGGCGGAGACCGCCTCCAGCAGCGGGCGCAGCGGCCGGTCCCAGGTCTCGGCCCGGCGGCCGGAGCCGGCGAGCACCTCGCGGTCGAAGCGGTTCAGGATGTCGTCCCACTGTGACGGTTCGAGGTCGACCGTGCAGACGTCCGGCGCGTCCTCGCCGGAACGAAGCACGAAGATCACCGTCCGGGAGTTCGTGAGGAAGAGCGACAGCAGCGCCGTACCCGGCCCGAGCCGCCGCGCGAGACCGGTCAGGGTCTCCCAGTCGAGCGGGCGCCCGCGCCGCAGCGCCACGTGGGCCTCCGCGCGCGGATCGGCGGCCGTCATCGACGCCCACACCGCCTCGAGCTCACCGCGCAGCGCCGTGCGCCGGGCGAGGCGGCCGCCCGAGCCGGCGTCGGTCACCCCGGCATCCTGGCCGTGACCGACGAGTTCGACCGTGTCCAGCATCCGCAGCTCGGCGAAGATCTCCCGTTCCCGGCCGGCGTCGTCCGCGGGTACGCCCGGCGGCGCCGGCAGGTCCGCCCGCCCGATCAGCTCCGTCAGGAGCCGGGACTTGGCCGCCTCGGCGATCAACATCGCGTTGCGCAGCATGCGGTCGACGCCCGCCCTGGTCGTGACCGCCTCGGCGAGGACGAGGTACGCCGAGACCACCCGTTCGGCGATGCCGAGGCCGGCGGAGATGTCCTGCTGACCGAGCTTGTACGCCATCGGCACCGAGCCGAAGCCCCGGTCCAGCAGGTTGAGGGCGCGCACCCACTCCGCGAGCGCCGCGGCAAGTCCCGCGTAGCTGCCCGACACGAAGGTCCGTTCGCTGAGCGCGATGCCGAGCGCGTTGAGATACCTCGGCAGCTCGCCGGCGCCGTCGGGCGCGGCGGCGACGGCGGCCCCGAGCGCCTCGATCGCCGCCTCCAGCCGTGCGGGGTCCCGGTCCCGCAGGTACCGCTGCCACAACGTGCCGCCTATCGCGTAGTAGGCGGCATGACGCATCGTCGAGCCTGCCGGCGCCCGCTCGGCGATCGCCCGCAGGCCGGCGATGGTTCGGGCCTCCTCCCCCTCGGCCCGGGACTGCCCCGACCGGCGGAGCTGGAGCAGCCGCACCGTGCCCAGGCCCGCGGCGACGGGTGCCCGGAGCCAGGAGTCCCGGGGCGTGATGGCCGCCGCGCTCTCGTAGAGCCCGGCGGCACGGTCCAGGTCGGCGAACGATTCGGTGGCGGCGGCGCGTTCGAGGAGCGCGACGGCGAGGTTCACGCTCGCCGCCGCCCGCTCGGGCGCGCCCTCCGCGGCGAGCTCGACGGCGGCCTCCGCGACGGTGACCGATTCCTCGAGGTCCTCGCGGTGGCGCGTGCGGTAGTACCGCTCGTGCAGCGCGTGCGACAGGTTGCTCAGGTCGCGGGCCCGGTCCGCCGGGTCCTGTACCACGGCGAGGGCGGCGCGGCCGTTCGTGATCGCGGCCTCGAGGTCCTC belongs to Amorphoplanes digitatis and includes:
- a CDS encoding alkene reductase gives rise to the protein MTTTPLSTASALLRPVTAGALQAPNRIWMAPLTRNRANPDGTPNALQAEYYGQRAGAGVIIAEGSQPSAVGQGYPNTPGLHTDEQQEGWRRIAEAVHAGGGRIVVQLMHAGRISHSSTIGGQVPVAPSAVRAAGEAVTVTGLQPFSEPRELRTDELAGVVAEYADAARRAVAAGLDGVELHAANGYLLHQFLADGVNARTDGYGGSAANRARFVVEVAAAVSAAIGADRVGIRISPLNPFNDIAEDDVSVYEVLTAQLAELGLAYLHLLAAPGDPIIEKLRAVWPSTLVLNTGFGVESDRDQLDRLVADGVADAVTVGRPFIANPDLVLRWTRGAELNEPDPATFYAGGAKGYTDYPALS
- the melC2 gene encoding tyrosinase MelC2, yielding MGVRKNQRDLTATEKRDFVAAVLELKRSGRYDEFVRTHNSFILGDSDNGNRVGHRSPSFLPWHRQFLLDFERALQAVNPAVDLPYWDWTVDRSATSSIWAADFMGGDGRSSDGRVTTGPFAFGAGNWTLNVRTDDRGYLRRALGAGTRSLPTAAETRDVLAISTYDSAPWNSSSATGFRNQVEGWRGPNLHNRVHVWVGGDMLAGTSPNDPVFWLHHCHIDKLWSDWQRAHPASGYLPTAGTTNVVDLNDTMTPWNTVRPADVLDHKRWYTYA
- a CDS encoding tyrosinase family oxidase copper chaperone, encoding MNRRELLKLTAAGAVAVGTGALGVQVLTVSGSQAAVDTSVTTGERFDETYRGRRIQGAGVPAGRARALAEGGAGAAMPDVVIDGTALHVMVNADGTYTSVANHYQTFRTLREVARAAVDELDGARLVPVRHH
- the ppk2 gene encoding polyphosphate kinase 2 — protein: MIRENFREYLDQLLREGYSVRHDAHLSDPDLIDPGGSPVETWRQDYPYGERLDRDVYEEQKYQLQIELLKFQYWALDTATKHVIVCEGRDAAGKGGTIKRFMEHLNPRAARVVALTKPTETELGQWYFHRYVSQLPTAGEIVLFDRSWYNRAGVERVMGFCSDGEYELFLRQAPVFERMLTESGFSLTKLWFSVTHAEQRTRFAIRQIDPVRRWKLSPMDIESLDRWDAYTVAKEAMIEHTDTDHAPWTSIKSNDKKRARINAMRFFLDQFDYEGKDTAVVFPADPLLVQRGRDSIKD
- a CDS encoding CHAT domain-containing protein — its product is MTFRSRVRALVAGQAAALRRSEQAGDLDRRITRLRAGVDDAEPGSLSQAELLNSLGNRLVDRHRLSGDVADLATAMDCYRRCGDLAPGTELATTALGNLAVACVNRYTQLGALEDLEAAITNGRAALAVVQDPADRARDLSNLSHALHERYYRTRHREDLEESVTVAEAAVELAAEGAPERAAASVNLAVALLERAAATESFADLDRAAGLYESAAAITPRDSWLRAPVAAGLGTVRLLQLRRSGQSRAEGEEARTIAGLRAIAERAPAGSTMRHAAYYAIGGTLWQRYLRDRDPARLEAAIEALGAAVAAAPDGAGELPRYLNALGIALSERTFVSGSYAGLAAALAEWVRALNLLDRGFGSVPMAYKLGQQDISAGLGIAERVVSAYLVLAEAVTTRAGVDRMLRNAMLIAEAAKSRLLTELIGRADLPAPPGVPADDAGREREIFAELRMLDTVELVGHGQDAGVTDAGSGGRLARRTALRGELEAVWASMTAADPRAEAHVALRRGRPLDWETLTGLARRLGPGTALLSLFLTNSRTVIFVLRSGEDAPDVCTVDLEPSQWDDILNRFDREVLAGSGRRAETWDRPLRPLLEAVSAHLGGVERVVLAPYDAGLRLPWSLMAARAGWRAADGGALPLVTMESLGLLPFLLDRRPAARGPAAVVGDPTGNLAHANAEAVEIAAMLGVDPLLGPAATKARVLDLLRRSPVAHVAAHALFLPGSPLDSGIVLADGVLTAREILAESVTLDLLVLSGCETGVAESLGGYEFAGLSQAFLQAGVRCLVASLWRVDDPATAALMASFYGDWRDGLSLDRCLARAVSAARPAGPGRAHSSDAFVLSGDWSIGWPVTASR